The sequence AAGAGGAGCCATCTTGGCTTTGACGGATGTCTGCTACGCTCTCTGGAACGCGGGCCACCATGCCCTGCAGTGACCTGCTCAGACAGATCTGGCAACCCAGACGCGATCTATGAGGGAAAGGAGACACAGTCAGGCAGTTCATTTGGAAGATACTTGTGGATTTTTGGGATCCACAAATGCTTGCAACATCTCAATGCTTGTAGCGTCCGTGTTTGAGCTATCAAATATTCAACAGTCACTGTCAATGACAAAACTATTTTGAAATTAACGACTTGCAGAGGTCTTATGAGCACCAAGCGTGTCCTTACGTCTCCGTCAGGCCGTACGCCAAGTCCAACATGTCCATTTCCTCGTCCGTGACGGGGCCCAGTTTTTTGTACACATCCTCGTCGAAGATGAGATGGCAGGTGGAGCACGCCAGCGTCCCCTCACATGCGCCTGCGGCCAAACACACTTGACTTCAAAGTGGGCCCTTACTGTATATAGCGAGCAGCGGATAACGTTTGTCCGTTTACAAACCAAAGCCGTCAAAGTCGAGATCTTCATTAATGACAACGTCGAGCAGCGAGTCGCCTGGAGACCCTTCTACCGTTATCTTCTCGCCGTCCCTGTTGATGAAGTGGACTGTCACCTTGTTGTCCGACCTGCACGGGAAGTGAACCAGTGAGCACATCACTaccaagtaccgtatttttacgactataaggcgcacctaaaagccttcaattttttcaaaagctgaccatgcgccttataatcaagtgcgccttatatatggatcaatattgagccgcaacaggtctcgctgtcaggacgctatcggtgaccctgcacgatcggtgacgcgcatgcgcagaagatcccgccatcttggattgctagctaatactaatactttacctcagagaaaataataaaatggctgtttattcatt is a genomic window of Festucalex cinctus isolate MCC-2025b chromosome 2, RoL_Fcin_1.0, whole genome shotgun sequence containing:
- the LOC144013518 gene encoding adrenodoxin-like, yielding MASLLTAFRRIAHAGVREYARREAASCAASGLTGRRSFVTGTQPLRSDNKVTVHFINRDGEKITVEGSPGDSLLDVVINEDLDFDGFGACEGTLACSTCHLIFDEDVYKKLGPVTDEEMDMLDLAYGLTETSRLGCQICLSRSLQGMVARVPESVADIRQSQDGSS